The following coding sequences lie in one Rutidosis leptorrhynchoides isolate AG116_Rl617_1_P2 chromosome 4, CSIRO_AGI_Rlap_v1, whole genome shotgun sequence genomic window:
- the LOC139839934 gene encoding putative receptor-like protein kinase At1g80870 — protein MPSRQLSSFTHQQSTKHKTTFIFIIITIFSSLIVIFGIIYLIYYVWYSLIHRTRTSPLDSCPIFLKLRRFTYKELDSATNNFHPDNYIGKGGSGTVYRGILKTGKLVAVKLLDNDSVEAEREFQNELRILGGLESQFVVSLLGYCVHKRKRLVVYEYMPNKSLQELLFSVRGLEWERRFEIILDVSRALEFLHCECDPPVIHGDIKPSNVLLDAEFRAKVSDFGLSRLKIESEFEADLFSQDLSGALVAGAIESPAIGTPAEMSSNNEVDFALALQASSSSTPINSKVVCKKLGLGFGTEKGKDISDDWENDKFSGYDDDLSRNFDGDRVRERNLIGSDDHKVGKKQWGKDWWWKQEGSGELCSKDYVREWIGSQICPSANADWDDDKNSQKPDLSNNVNENVNKVSDERSEWKQHRKMQEWWKEEHLDELAKKKVETKGKRRFKIKIFKRRRKVKHEDHKTEFSFRKNSKENVEMNGGDVFSRELSSTTSMRGTLCYVAPEYGACGYLMEKADIYSFGVLILVIVSGRRPLHVLASPMKLEKANLISWCRQLAHGGDLLELVDERLKNEYNKAQASLCVNLALACLQKMPELRPDIGDIVKVLKGEMELPVVPFEFSPSPPSKLIGRSGSRSKRKNKSNVD, from the coding sequence ATGCCTTCAAGACAACTTTCTTCTTTCACTCATCAACAATCAACAAAGCATAAAACAACTTTCATTTTCATTATAATCACAATCTTCTCTTCACTAATTGTAATTTTTGGTATCATTTACTTAATTTACTACGTATGGTACTCGTTAATCCACCGAACACGTACCAGTCCACTCGATTCGTGTCCAATTTTCTTAAAACTACGTCGTTTTACTTATAAAGAACTCGACTCCGCTACTAATAACTTCCATCCCGATAATTACATCGGTAAAGGCGGTTCCGGTACCGTCTACCGCGGTATTCTAAAAACCGGTAAACTCGTTGCGGTTAAACTACTCGATAACGATTCGGTAGAAGCCGAACGTGAATTCCAAAACGAACTGCGAATTCTCGGCGGATTGGAATCGCAATTCGTCGTTTCGTTGCTAGGTTATTGTGTTCATAAACGTAAACGTTTGGTTGTTTATGAGTACATGCCTAATAAAAGCTTACAGGAATTGCTGTTTTCGGTTCGTGGATTGGAATGGGAGAGACGATTCGAGATCATTCTAGATGTTTCTAGAGCACTCGAGTTTTTACATTGCGAGTGTGATCCTCCCGTAATTCACGGAGATATAAAACCTAGTAATGTTTTACTCGATGCCGAATTCAGAGCGAAAGTTTCGGATTTCGGACTATCCAGATTGAAAATTGAATCCGAATTTGAAGCGGATCTGTTCAGTCAGGATTTATCTGGAGCTCTGGTAGCGGGTGCGATTGAATCACCTGCTATTGGGACTCCAGCTGAAATGAGTAGTAATAATGAGGTAGATTTTGCACTTGCTTTACAAGCTTCATCATCTTCAACTCCTATTAATAGTAAGGTTGTGTGTaaaaaattagggttagggtttgggactGAAAAAGGGAAGGATATTTCAGACGATTGGGAGAACGATAAGTTTAGCGGTTATGATGATGATTTAAGTCGAAATTTTGATGGTGATCGTGTTAGAGAACGAAATTTGATTGGTTCTGATGATCATAAAGTTGGTAAGAAACAATGGGGGAAAGATTGGTGGTGGAAGCAAGAAGGGAGTGGTGAGCTTTGTTCGAAAGATTACGTTCGGGAATGGATCGGGAGTCAGATTTGTCCATCGGCGAATGCAGATTGGGACGACGATAAGAACTCTCAAAAACCCGATTTGAGTAATAATGTGAACGAGAACGTGAATAAAGTGTCCGATGAACGAAGCGAGTGGAAGCAACATCGGAAAATGCAGGAATGGTGGAAAGAAGAACACCTAGACGAGCTTGCGAAAAAGAAAGTTGAAACGAAAGGTAAACGGAGATTCAAGATCAAGATCTTTAAAAGAAGACGAAAAGTGAAGCACGAGGATCACAAAACAGAGTTTAGTTTTCGAAAGAATTCAAAAGAAAACGTCGAAATGAATGGGGGTGACGTTTTTAGTCGGGAGTTAAGTAGTACGACGAGTATGAGGGGGACACTATGTTATGTAGCACCCGAGTACGGTGCTTGTGGTTACTTAATGGAAAAGGCGGATATTTACAGTTTTGGTGTTTTGATTCTTGTTATTGTTTCGGGTCGAAGACCATTACATGTTTTGGCTTCGCCTATGAAGCTTGAAAAGGCGAATTTGATAAGTTGGTGTCGACAATTGGCTCATGGCGGCGATTTGTTGGAACTCGTTGATGAAAGATTGAAAAACGAGTACAATAAAGCGCAAGCGAGTTTGTGTGTGAATTTGGCTCTTGCTTGTTTACAAAAGATGCCGGAGTTGAGGCCGGATATCGGGGATATTGTTAAGGTTTTGAAAGGGGAAATGGAACTACCGGTTGTTCCGTTCGAGTTTTCTCCCTCTCCTCCTTCGAAATTGATCGGGAGATCGGGATCGAGATCGAAAAGGAAGAACAAGAGTAATGTAGATTGA